The Polyangium mundeleinium genome contains the following window.
TGTGCCCGCATGGAGACGGGCGCGCTGCGCTGCTGGGGCAAGAACGAGTCCGGGCAGCTCGGGCTCGGCTCGACGAACAGCGTCGGCGACGAGCCGGGCGAAATGCCGCCGCCCGACGTGCTCCTGGGAGGGACAATCGCCATGGGCGGCGCCGGCGACGAGCACACCTGCGCGCTCTTGACGTCGGGCGCCGTGCGCTGCTGGGGGACGAACAAGCGATTTCAGCTCGGCCATCCGGACGTCGATGGAATCGGAGACGCCCCGGGGGAGATGCCGCCGCCCGACGTGGCGATCGGCGAGGGCACACCGACGGGGATCGGGTCGGGCCATCGATTCAATTGCGTTCGAACGGCGGAGGGCTCGCTGCGCTGCTGGGGCCACAACAGCGCAGGCCAATGTGGTAGCGGCGCGACGACGTACGTGGGCGACATGCCGGGCGAGCTGCCGCCTCCCGACGTCGCCGTGGGCGGAGCGTCGCCGGTGAGCGAGGTGGCGGCGGGGTATTCGCACGTCTGCGTCAGGCTCGAATCCGCGGCGATACGGTGCTGGGGCAAGGGCCAGAACGGCGCGCTCGGCTCGGGCTCGACCGACGACGTCGGCGACGACGAATCTCCGGCATCGATGGCCGACGTCACCGTATTTTGAGGAGCGGCGGCCATGCGCGGACGAACCCATACGAAAAACCATTGGCTCGGACATCTGGTCGTCATTCTCGCGAGCGTGCTCGTCGCCGGCTGCGGCGACGGCGCGGAGCCGACGGGCGACGCTGGTGCTCCCGACGCCGCCGTGGAGGAGCCTCGGCCCTTCGTGAAGACCACGGATCCGCCGCACGGCGCGGTGGCGGTCTACCCATTCGAGCTCTACCGCGACGACGCAGTCACGCTGCGGCGCAAGATCGTCCGCGTGACGTTCAGCGTGCCCATGGACACGAGCGTCGAGACCGCTTCAATCACCGGCTCGGGAGGCGCTTCGCGGACGGTTCCGGCGCAATGGTCCGAGGACGCGCGTGAGCTCGTTCTCGCGGTCGGTCCACCCGATCCTTCCGACGGAGGCTCGCTGCCATTCGATTACGAGTCGACGTACGCGGTGGACCTCGGCGCGCTGCGCAGCGCCTCGGGCGTGCTGCTCGACGACACGCACGATGGGCTCGATGCAGGCCGGCTCGTGTTCTCGACGGCGGCAAAGGACGCGCTCCTCGAACACGCTTGCGGGCATACGTTCGAGGAGCCCCACGCAAACATCGTCGCCACCGAGACGCCTGCGTCCGCGCCCGCGGTAGGGACGACGCACAAGCTGTACGTGGTTCACCTGCCGTCGTCGGGGATGGCTGGATCCTACGCGGGGCACGCGTCGCAGAAGGTCCCTCTCGCAGGCAATACCATCGACGCGTACACGTATACGTTCTTCCTGAGCGCCGACGTCGGGCTCGGGATCGTCGACGTCGGCTCGGCCGAGGACGTCCCGGTGAGCGTGCGCGAGGCGCCGCCCGTGTGCGCGCGCATCCGGAACGCGCGGGCGGCCGTGCTCGGCGAGGATCACGAATACTCGCTGCGCTTCTCCGCCGGGGGCGAGCCGACCTTCGAGGTCATCTTCGAGCGCGAGATCGTGGTGCCATGACGCGCTCGCGCACGAAAGGAACGGTTGAAATGGCGACGATCACGCGACGCTCGTCGCGGCGCCGCGGCGCGTACCTCTTCGCGGGGCTGTCGGCGCTGCTCTGTCCGCATGCAGCCTCGGCCGACCTGCCTCCGGATTGCAAAGAGCTCGGCCCCGCGCTCGTGGGGCATTCGTGCTTCCACGCCGAGCATGGCCCCTACGAGGCCGTCGAAGCCGCGCCGGGGCTCACCGAAATCGCCTCGGCGCCGGACGTGGACGACGTGCACACCCTCTACGAGATCACGCTGCCCACGCCGCTCGAAGCGAATACGGTGACGTACCGCGTGGCCGACGAGAGCCGCGCCGGCCCGTGGGCGTTCTTCTCGGACCCCGACGTCACGCTGCGCGTCTTCGATCCGGCGGGCAACGAGCTCGCGCCGCTCCTGCTCCACGATATCACCCCCTGCGGGCCCCTCGAACGCACGGCGGTTTACGAGCTCGATTTCGTCCGCTATCGGGTGGTGCTCGGCCCGTCCTCCAGGGCCAAAGCCCCGCTCGTCATCGAGAGCGTGGAGGATTTCGTCACGTTCAACGGGCGCGACGTCGACGGCGACGGATTTGGCGATCCGAGCGATACGGTGGTGACGATGTGCGCCCCGCCCGAAGGATACGCGCCGAACGACAACGATTGCGACGACGCGAATCCCTCGATTCACCCCGGCGCGACCGAGGTCTGTGAAGGGGTCGATACGAACTGCAACGGCGTCCCCGACGACGTCGGCCTCCCTTGTGACGCGGGCGCTGGCGCTTGCAAGGCGAGCGGGACGTACGCCTGCGAGGAAGACGGCGCGCCGGTCGTATGCTCGGCCGTACCGAAAGAGCCCTCCACCGAGTTGTGCGACGGCGTCGACGAAGATTGCGACGGCGTGCCGGACGGAGACGAAGAAGAGATATGCAATGGCGACGCTGGCGGGGCGCGGTGCGTCTCGGTGCTGGGCTCGTCCCATTGCGGCTGCGCGACCGACGCCGATTGCACGGAGGGCTCCCATTGCGACGCTGCACAGGCGCGCTGCGCGGCGGACGTTGCCCTCGACGGAGACCGAGAGGTCGAATCCGGCTGCGGTTGTCGCGTGGGCGCGCAGGACGGCGAGGGAGCTCGCTTCGCTCTGGCCGCGCTGGCGCTCTCGATGGCGCGGCGCCGTCGCCGCTCATCGGCCGCGCCCTCGCGGCTCGCGCTCGTCGCGGCGCTCCTCCTGCTCGCCGGATGCGGCAGCCACGTGGTGGTCGAGCAGGGCGAGAAGGCTTGTGTTCCTCGCCTGGGCGAGCTCCCCGTGGCCCACGCTTGCAGCCACGTCGAGCACGGCGAGCCGACGGACGTCGTGGCGGCGAAAGACGATGCGGCGGCGCTGCCGAGCGTCGACGACGTCCACGATGCATTTCGCGTGGCGCTGCCGTCGCAGGGGGGCGAGAGCTCGGGCGTCGTCGGCTATCTGGCGACGCGCGACGGCGAGCACGCCATCTTCGTGCATCCTGCGGTCCCCTTGCGCGTCGAGCGGGCCGCGAGCGGCGAGACGTTGCCGATCGTCGAGACGACGACGCCGACCTCGTGCGCGTTTTTTTCCGAGGCCCCGGTGGTCGATCTCCGGAAGGACGAGCAGCACCGCGTGTATTTCGGTCCCACGGACGCGGCGAAAGTAGAGCTCTTCATCGAGCACCTCGGCTCCTTCGCGGACGAGGCATGGGCCGTCCGCTGCCCCAGCTCCTCCGGACCATGAGCTCCAAGGAGGAGCACGCGGGGTGCTCCCGCCGCGGCGAGCGACATCGCCAGGCTTGGCGCTGCGGCGCAAGAAATCCACGATCTCTGCGTCGTGGCAAACCGCTTGATGTTCCAGCTCTTCGAGCGGCGAGGCGCTCCCGAGCCGCTCACCTCCGCGTTTCGCCCGCGCGACGTGCGCGATCGAGCGCGACCGCCGTCACGACGATCCCGCCGGTCACGATGTCCTGCACCCAGTTGTCGATCCCGAGGTAGGTCGATCCCGTACGGATCACGGTCATGAGGAGCGCGCCAAAGAGCGCGCCCGCGACCGAGCCTTCGCCGCCCGCAAGCGAGCCGCCGCCAATCACCACAGCCGCAATCACCTCGAGCTCGAGACCCACCGAGTCCGTCGGATCGCCGACCGTGAGCGTCGAGAACTCCATGACGCCCGCGAGCCCGGCGAAGAGCCCCGCGAGCCCGTAGACGAGCCATTTCACGCGCTCGACGCGCACGCCGCAGAGCCGCGCCGTGGCCTCGTTCGACCCAATGGCCACGATGTGCCGCCCGCCCTTCGTGTACACGAGCATCGCCGCCACGAGCCCCGACGTGGCCAGCATGATCCACACGCCCGGCGGAAACAGGGCCCAGCCATACCCAGGCGGGAGCGGCGCGACGAGGGCGTCGAGGCCCGAGGAGGGCGCGTCGATCTTCTGCTCGTCCGCGAGCCCCTTCGCGAGGCCCCGGAGCGCCCGCATCGTGCCGAGCGTGACGATGAACGGCGTGATCCGCAGCGTCGTGACGAGCGCGCCGTTCACGAGCCCCGCCAGAAGGCCACTCGCCATGGCAGCCGCAGCGGCGAGGATCGCAGGCGCGCCCGCGCGCATGCAAAGCGCGCAGACGACCGTGGAGAGCGCGACGTTCGAGCCGACCGAGAGATCGATCCCGCCGAGCAGCATCACGAGCGTCATGCCACTCGCCGCGATGCCCACGACCACGGTCTGGCCGGCCATCGTCGTGAGGTTCTCCGCCCGGGTGAACGAGCCAGGCGCGACGCTCGCGAAGATCACGTAGACGACGACGACGGCCACGAGGGGGCCGAGAAACGGGTACTTACGCAAGTACTTCATGAGGCCCCTGCCTGCTCCAGCATCACCGCGCGGACGTCGAGCTCACCCACCGGCCGCGCCGGGCCAAGCTCGCCCTTGTGCATGACCGCGATGCGGTCCGCGATCCCCACGAGCTCCTCGGCCGAGCTCGACACCACGAGGACGGCCTTGTTCGATTCGCACGCGAGCCTGTCGATGAGCGTGTAGATCGCGGCGCGGGCGCCCACGTCCACGCCACGCGTGGGCTCGTCGAGCAGGAGCACGTCGACGTCGTGGTAGAGCAGCCGCGCGAGCGCGACCTTCTGCTGGTTGCCGCCCGAGAGCGATCCGACGGGCGCGTCGGGCCCAGCGCAAACGACGCCGAGTTTCTCGATGAACCGCGCGGCCGCCGCGCGCATCCGCGCAGGCACGACGAACCCGAGCGGTCCGAGGCCCGAGAGTCGCGAGAGCGTGACGTTGTCCGCGATCGTGAGCCCGAGCGCGAGGCCTTCGCCGCCACGATCCTCGCTGAGCAGGCCCACGCCCTGCGCGAGCCGGGCCGCAGGCGAAGCCGGGCCCACGTACGCGCCCACGCGCACCTCGCCGCGGCGCACACGATCGAGGCCGAAGATCGCGCGCAAAAGCTCGGTGCGGCCGGAGCCGACGAGGCCAGCGATGCCGAGCACCTCGCCGCGGCGAAGCACGAGGCTCGCGCGCACGGGCAACCCCGCGCCGGCGAGATCCTGCGTCGAGAGGACGACGTCACCGGGGACACGCGGCGATCGTGGATAGAGGTCCTCGATGGATCGACCGGCCATCATGGTCACGATGTCCGCAGGCGTGGCCTCGGCGACGCGCCCGGTCCCGGCCGTGCGGCCGTCGCGGATCACCGTGAAGCGGTCGGCGATGCGGCGGATCTCGTCGAGGTGGTGCGAGATGTACACGATGGCGAGGCCAGCCTCGCGCAGGCGGGAGACCACGGCGAAGAGGGCTTCGACGTCGTCGGCGCCGAGGCTCGACGTGGGCTCGTCGAGCAGGAGCAAGCGGCAACGAGGCTCGGTGATGGCGCGGGCGATCTCCACGAGTTGCCGCTCCCCCGGGCCGAGGTCCCGCACGAGCACGTCCGGCCGCAGGCGATGTTTCTTCGCGCCCGAAGGATCGATCGCGAGGAGCGCGCGCGCCGCGATCGCCCGTGCTTCCTCGCGCTTGAGCACGCCGAGCCGCGTGGGCTCGCCGCCGAGCAGGACGTTCTCCTCCACGGTCATGTGCGGGCAAAGCGCGCGCTCCTGGCTGACGAGGCGCACGCCGGCCGCGCGCGCGGCGGCGGGATCTTTCGGAGCGAACGGCGCGCCGTCGAGCGTGAGGCGCCCGCCGTCCGGCCGCACCGCGCCGGCCAGGATCTTCACGAGCGTGCTCTTCCCTGCCCCGTTCTCGCCGAGCAGCGCGTGCACCTCCCCGGCGCGGACCTCGAGATCCACGCCGGCGAGCGCGATCGTCGCGCCGTACGCCTTGGTCACGCCGCGCGCGGCGACGCCGGTCACTTCCCGAGCCACGGCGCGAGATCGGGCGCGACGATCGCCTTCGTCTCGGGCTTGTCGAGGCTCGCCTTGTCGACGACCACCGCGCCCGTATCGATGCGCGGCGCGACGGGCTTGCCCGCGAGGACCTCGGCCATCACGCGCACCGCCTCGTAGCCGATCTTGAAGGGATCCTGGACGACGAGCGCGTCCACGTGCCCATCCCGAAGCGCGCCGACGAGCTTCTCCGACGCGTCGAACCCGACGAACTTGATCTTCCCGGCGAGCCCCGCCTTCCGCAGCGCGAGCAGCATCCCGAACGTGGTCGATTCGTTGGGACAGAAAACACCGTCCACGCCGCCGCTGCCGGCGTTCTGCGCGGCGAGCAGGCTCTCGGCCTTCTCGAAGGCGCTCTCCGTGGTGGCGCCGCCGTACTGGTTGTCGCTCACGATCTTGATCTCGGGCATCTTCCGGATGGCCTCCAGAAACCCCTCCTCGCGCTTCTGCGTGCTCGCCGAGCCCTCCTGGTAGCGGAGCACCGCGATCTTGCCCTTCTGCCCGAGCAGCGCAGCGAGCTTCTCGCCGGCGAGCCGGCCAGCCGCGAGGTTGTCGGTCGCGACGAAGCTCTTGTGGGCGCTCCCCGCGAGATCCGAGTCGAAGATCACGACGGGGATGTTCGCCTTCACGGCGCCCTCGACCGGCTTTTCGAGGGCCTTGTCGTTGAGCGGCGCGAGCACGATGCCGCTTACGCCCTGGGCGACGAAGCTCTGCACGACGTCGATCTGGCCCTTGAGGTCGTCCTCCGCGAGCGGGCCCTTCCACACGATCTCCACGCCGATCTCGCGCGAAGCCTTCACGGCGCCCGCGTGCACGGCCTTCCAGAACTCGTGCGTCGTGCCCTTGGGGATGACGGCGATCTTGGTCGCGCCTCCCTCCTTGCTTCGATTGCACGAGAGCAGGAGCAGCGCGGCGACGAGCGTGAGGGCGAAACGAAGGGTCCGGCCAAACATGGGCGCCGAGTATAATCGGCCAGGATGCAAGACCGTCACTATCTCGGGATCGACGTGGGCACGGGCAGCGTACGCGCCGCCCTCTTCGACGGCCAAGGACGCAAGCTCGGGATCGGTGTACGACCGATCTCGCTGCATCGCCCCGCGCCGGACTTCGTCGAGCAGTCGTCCGACGAGATCTGGACGGCCGCGTGCGAGGCCACGCGAAGCGCGCTCCGCGAGGCGGGTGATCGCCCTGAATTCGTGGTCGGCGTGGGGTTCGACGCGACGTGCTCGCTCGTGCTGCTCGACGAGGGCGATCGACCCGTGACCGTGAGCCCCACGGGCGACGATCGGTGGAACGTGATCGTGTGGATGGATCACCGCGCGATCGAGGAGGCCGCGCGCATCAACGCAGGGGGCCACGAGGTCCTGCGCTACGTGGGCGGCGTGATCTCGCCGGAGATGCAGACGCCGAAGCTGCTCTGGCTCCGGGCGCACCTCGGCGCGAGCTACAAGCGCGCCGCGCGTTTCCTGGATCTGCCGGATTTTTTGGCCTATCGCGCGACCGGGAGCGACGTGCGTTCGCTCTGCACGACGGTGTGCAAGTGGACCTACCTCGGGCACGAGCCGGGCGCAGACGGGAGCATCGGGCGCTGGGACAGCTCGTATTTCAGGTCGATCGGCCTCGGCGATCTCGTCGACGAGGGGTTTGCCCGCATCGGCAAACGCGTGCGGCCCATGGGCGAGCGCGCCGGAGGGTTGACCGAGCGCGCCGCGGCCGAGCTGGGCCTCCGCGCAGGGACGGCCGTGGCGGTGCCGATCATCGACGCGCACGCCGGCGGGCTCGGGTTGCTTGGGATACCAACGAAGGGCGCGACGCCCGACGAGGCCGCGATGGAGGAGCGGCTCGCCCTCATCGGCGGGACATCGACGTGCCACATGGCGTCGTCCCGCGAAGCGCGCTTCGTGCCGGGCGTGTGGGGCCCCTACAACTCGGCCATGATCCCGGGCCTCTGGCTCACGGAGGGCGGGCAAAGCGCGACGGGCGCGTTGATCGATCACGTCGTGCATGCGCACGCGCGGGGGCCCGAGCTCGCGGAGGAAGCGCGTCGGCGCGGGACGACGGTGTACGCGCTGCTCAACGAGCGGCTCGACGCGCTCGCCGCGAACCACGCGTTCCCGGCAGCCATCACGCGCGACGTGCACGTGCTGCCGGACCACCACGGCAACCGCTCCCCGCGGGCCGATCCGACGCTCAAGGGCATGGTGAGCGGGCTCGGGCTCGCGGACGACGTCGACGCGCTCGCGGTCCTGTACCTCGCGTCGATCCAGGCGCTCGCGCACGGGACGCGGCACATCCTCGCGGCGATGAACCAGGCGGGCTACCGGATCGAGGCGCTCTACGCGACGGGCGGGGACACGAAGAACCCGGTCTTCGTGCGGGAACACGCGGACGTGACGGGCTGCCGCGTGATCCTGCCCCGCGAGCCCGAGGCGGTCCTGCTCGGCGCGGCGATCCTCGGCGCCGTGGCCTCGGGCGATCAGCCGACGGTGCTCGCGGCGATGGGCGCGATGAGCGAGGCGGGCGCGGTCGTCACGCCCACGGGCGGCGAGGTCGCGCGTTTCCACGACCGGAAACACCGGGTCTTTTTGCGAATGTACGAAGATCAGATGGCGTATCGCGCGCTCATGCGCGAAAACGCGTGACGAGAACATCGATCGGTTTGACAACCGCTCGATGTTCTCGCTCTTTTGTCCCGAGGGAGACGCCTCGCGTCCCCCTCTCGCCCGGGCAAAGCCCGGTCGATTCACCCCCCGAGGCGAGCTCGCTTCGCGATCTCGCAGAGCGCCGAACGGGTCGGCGCTCTAGATGGCAGGGAACGGAATGGATTGGCGTGAGCGTTTCGCGGACAAGGTCACGACAGCCGAAGGCGCCATCCGAGCGATCCCGCCGGGGCGCCGCATCCTCATCGGCTCGGGCGCGGCGGAGCCGGCGCGGCTCGTCGAGGCGATGACCGAACAAGGGACGCACCTCGAAGGCAACGAGATCGTCCACCTGCTCACGCTCGGCCCCGCGCCGTACGTGAAGCCGGGCCTCGAAAAACGCTTCCGTCACACGGCATTTTTCATCGGCGCGAACGTGCGCGACGCGGTGGCCGAGGGGCGCGCCGACTTCATGCCGGTGTTCCTGTCGGAGATCCCGCAGCTCATCTGCTCGGGCCGCGTGAAGATCGACGTCGCGCTCGTGCAGGTCTCGCCGCCGGACGAGCACGGCTACGTGAGCCTCGGCGTCTCGGTGGACATCGTGCGCGCCGCGATCGACACGGCCGATCTCGTGCTCGCCGAGGTGAACCCGCGCATGCCGCGGACCCACGGGGACTCGTTCCTGCACGTGGATCGGATCGCCCACCTCGTGCCCGTCGACGACGAGCTGCCGGAGCGCCAGGCGGAGCCGCTCGACGATGTCGACCGGGCGATCGGCCGCCACGTGGCGAGCCTGGTGCCGGACGGCGCGACGTTGCAGATGGGCATCGGCAAGATCCCGGACGCGGCGCTCGCGGCGCTCGACGGGCACCACGATCTCGGCATCCACACGGAGATGTTCTCCGACGGCGTGATGCAGCTCGTGCAACAAGGCGTGATCACCTGTCGCAAGAAGACGCTCTTGCCGGGGAAGATCGTGACCTCGTTCGTGATGGGCAGCCACGCGCTCTACCGCTGGGTGCACGACAACCCCTTCGTGGAGATGCGCTCGTCGAGCTTCACGAACGACCCGTTCACCATCGCGCGCAACGATCAGATGATCGCGATCAACGCGGCCCTGGCGATCGATCTGACGGGCCAGGTCGCGGCCGACACGCTCGCGGGGCGGTTCTTCTCGGGCATCGGCGGCCAGGTGGATTTCATCCGCGGAGCTGCGCGGAGCCGCGGGGGCAAGCCGATCATCGCGATGCGCTCGACGGCGAAAAAAGGCGCCGTGAGCCGCATCGCGGCGACGCTGGAGGCCGGCGCGGGCATCGTGACGAGCCGCGGCGACGTCCATTACGTGGTGACCGAGCACGGCATCGCGGATCTTTGGGGCAAAAACATTCGCCAGCGTGCGCTCGCGCTCATCGACATCGCGCATCCAGACCACCGCGCGGATCTGCTCGCGGCCGCGAGGCAACGTCGCTACGTTTTCCTGGATCCCGCCTGATTTCTCTCGAAGCGCTTGGGGGCTACGCTCGGACGAGCCGAGCTGCGCCTCCAAACCCCCCGCTGGCGAGGCGCCGCCCTCTGGAATTTGGCCCGCCTCCGGCGGCACGACTAGGCTCGGCGCACTTCCTGCTCCGCAGGGGATCACATGCGTGGAACAAGGCGAGCCATTCGTATTGCGGTGCTCTTCGCCGCGCTCGGGACGATGTCCGGGACGATCGACGTGGCCTCTGCGGGCCAGGTCCGCGGCCCCATCGACAGCGACGGCGACGGCATTTCGGACATGTCCGACAACTGCCCGCAGGTCGCGAATCCGTCGCAATCCGATTGCGACGGCGACGGGAGCGGCGACGCGTGCGACGCGGCGAGCGTGATTTCCGAGCAAAAGGTGAACGTCACGCCCGACATGGAGAGCTGCCTGCAGTACAAGTTCCACGGCTGCGCCGGGTCGAAGCGGGCGATGGTGCAATACCAGTGTCTCGCGCGCGGGACGTCCTGGACCGAGAATCGCTGGTGCACGAGCGGGCAGGTGCAGCGGAGCAACACGTCGAACTTCCAGACGTGGGAGTATTACCTCCGCAACGTGCCGTGGCCCTCGTGCGCGGAGTGAAGGCTCGGATCAGAGCCCGGGGACGATATCCTCAGGCTTGATCCCTTGCATGAACCAGCCGCCCATGGCGCCGCCGAACGCGCCGGGCTCGGGGCTCGCGTTTTCCATGTTGTGAAGGCCCTCGATGGGGCAGCCGAGGCCGGCCGCGCCGAGGTCGACGCCGAGGCGGAAATCGTTATCGTCGGGCGAGGGGAACGCCGGATCGAGGATCACGTTGCCATCCTTGCCGAGGACGACACGTTCGCCGACCTCGTCCACGTCGAAGAAGACGTTGCAACGAATACGCCCGGTCTGGACGGCCTCGTGATCGACGCCGAAGCTCGACTTGACGACGATGTTGTTGAGGATGTCGAGGTACGCGGCCTGGCTGCCGATGGAGAGCTGGGGGTTGTCGTAAAAGACGTTGTTCGCGAGGAGCGCGTAATCCTGCAGGTGATTGCCGGCGAAGGCCACGCGGTTGCCGAGGAAGAGGTTGTTGTGGACGATGCCGCGGGCGTGGAAATAGAGCATCACGCCGATGTCGTTGCCCTCGATGATGTTCTGCGTGACCTGGATGCTCGTCTCGGCGCAGGGGCCGGGCTCCCCGAACGTGTCGGCGGACGAGCCGTGGCCATCGCCGTAGATCGCGGCGCGATACCAATCGCCGGAGCATGCGAAGGGATCGTCAGGCTGCCCGCAGCCCTCGCCTTGCCCCACGTTGCGTAGGGTGAAGCCGCGGACGACGACGTCCTCGGCGCCCGTGAAATCGATGAGGTTCTGCAGAAGGCCGTCGCCGTCGAGGATGGTCTGAAACGCGCCCGCACCGACGAGGCGAACGCCTGAGCGCAGGCGAAGGTGCTCGTGATACGTGCCCGGGTGGACGTACACGCGATCGCCGGGCGCGGCGGCGTCGATCGCGGCCTGGATCGTGGCGAACGCGGTCGGGACTTCGAGGACCTCGGGCACCCCCTTGCCGATCGGCGGCAAGCAATACGAGGACGCGCCATGCGACTCGAAGAGGGTGCCCTGGGTGCCGAGGACGGAGAACGAGAGGGCGCCGGCCTGCGCGAGCGGGAGGGTGATCGAGCTCTTGTCCGCGGAGACCGGGAGGATCTCTTCGACGGCGGGTTGGTCCGGGAAGAGGCGGACGATATCGAGGACGCCGTCGTGACCGTGGAGGAGGTCGGCGATGGGGAGGGTGATTTCGGTGAGGGGCTCGGGGCCGGGCGGATTCGGCACGGGCCCGGGGCCATCGCCGGGGGACACGCCCCCGGTGCCGCCGGGGTCACAAGCGGCGGAGGCGAGCGCGAGAGAAGTGAGGAGGATGAGGAAGGAAGTACGAGAAGAAGGAAGCATGCGGTCAGGATAACACGAGGGGCTGAGGCGGAGCTCCTCGCCGTCGTCCCCGCCCCCTCCCAGGTTATCCTCCCCCTCGTGCACGACCTCACCGGCCTGCTCCGCAACGGCATCGGCGTCGGCATCCCCGTCCTCGTCGGCGTGGCGTTTGCCCTCGCGTCGTTCCGTGAATCCAAGCGCGTCCAGCGCGAAAACGAGCGGCGCGCCAAGGTCGGCAACGAAGTCCGCGTGCCCGGCGATCTCAGCCCGGGCTTCGCGCGTCTCCGCGTCCGCGTCATCGACGCCGGCAGCGCTGCGCGCGTCAACCTGGGCACTTCCGTCGAGTCTGCCGAGGACCTCTCGGGCGCACCCGAGCTCGAAACCGTGGACGTCCTCCTCGCCGACGACAGCGGCCGCACGTTTCGACTGCCCGCCGGCCATCGCCTCAAGGTCTACGCCTTCGGCGGCGCGCGCCGCCATCTGACCGAGTCGGTCACCACCGAGGACGGGGGCGTCCATCAGCGCTTCTCCTTCGAGGTCGGCCCCGCGCAAAGCTTCGTCCTCGCCTGCAAGCTCCCCGAAGCCTCGGCCGGCAACCATCCCTTTCGGCAGGCCGACGACGCGGCGGTGCTGCTCCCGGTGGGGGATCGATTCGAGATCAACCCTCCGCCGGAAAAGGCGCAGACGAGCGACGTCGGCTGCATCGTGGTTCCGTGCCTCGTCGTAGGCGTCGTCGCCGCGACGGTCCCTGAGCACACGGGATGGCGCGTCGCCGGATGGGTCGTTTGGCTGATGTGTGTGCTGCTCGGGCTCGTCGGACGCTCGGTCGCGAACGACACCCTGCCGAAGGCGTAGAGGCGGGGATATCAGCAGGGGGCTGAGAAGCGCAGCGAGCGCCTCGAAGCTAGGGAGGGCGACGCAGGAATACTCCCGTATTCCGAGGAGCCCGACCGACGATTCGAGGCGCGCAGCAAGCTTATCAGCCCCCTGCTATTCGCCGCCCGGCGCGGGGGCCGGATTGGCGGCGGGCGACTCTTCGTCGTCGTTCGAGTTGCCGAACTTGAACGTATTGCGCGCCCAGACCGAGAGATCGTCGAAGAGCGAGTACGCGACCGGCGTCGCGAGGAGGGTGAGCAGGAGCGCGAGCGACTGGCCGCCGATGATGACGAAGCCCGTCGCGCGGTTCGTGCCCGCGCCCGCGCCGCTGGAGGCGACGAGCGGGACCATGCCGGCCACGAATGCCGCCGTCGTCATGAGGATCGGGCGGAGACGATCCTTGTTCGCGAGCAGGATCGCTTCGAGCCTCGGCAGGCCCTCTTCCCGCAGCTTGAGCGTGTGATCGATCTGGAGAATCGAGTTCTTCTTCACGACGCCGAAGAGCACGAGGATGCCCAGCATCGAGAAGATGTTCAGCGATTGCTTGAAGATGATCACGCTCAGGATCGCGAACGGCACCGTCAGCGGGAGGCTCAGCAGAATCGTGATCGGGTGCAGCCACGACTCGAACTGCGCTGCGAGCACGAGGTACATGAAGATGAACGAGAGCAGGAAGGCGAGGCCGAAGTTCTTCGCGGCGCGGCCGAGCTCGCGGGAGCGGCCCGTCGCGCTCGCGCTGTAGCCGGGCTCCATCCCGAGGTCCTTCGCGGCCTTGTCGAGCGCCTCGATGACCGTGCGCTCCGAGAAGCCCTTCTGCAGGTTGCACATGATCATGACCTGCCGCTGCCGGTTGTAG
Protein-coding sequences here:
- a CDS encoding FGGY-family carbohydrate kinase → MQDRHYLGIDVGTGSVRAALFDGQGRKLGIGVRPISLHRPAPDFVEQSSDEIWTAACEATRSALREAGDRPEFVVGVGFDATCSLVLLDEGDRPVTVSPTGDDRWNVIVWMDHRAIEEAARINAGGHEVLRYVGGVISPEMQTPKLLWLRAHLGASYKRAARFLDLPDFLAYRATGSDVRSLCTTVCKWTYLGHEPGADGSIGRWDSSYFRSIGLGDLVDEGFARIGKRVRPMGERAGGLTERAAAELGLRAGTAVAVPIIDAHAGGLGLLGIPTKGATPDEAAMEERLALIGGTSTCHMASSREARFVPGVWGPYNSAMIPGLWLTEGGQSATGALIDHVVHAHARGPELAEEARRRGTTVYALLNERLDALAANHAFPAAITRDVHVLPDHHGNRSPRADPTLKGMVSGLGLADDVDALAVLYLASIQALAHGTRHILAAMNQAGYRIEALYATGGDTKNPVFVREHADVTGCRVILPREPEAVLLGAAILGAVASGDQPTVLAAMGAMSEAGAVVTPTGGEVARFHDRKHRVFLRMYEDQMAYRALMRENA
- a CDS encoding acetyl-CoA hydrolase/transferase family protein produces the protein MDWRERFADKVTTAEGAIRAIPPGRRILIGSGAAEPARLVEAMTEQGTHLEGNEIVHLLTLGPAPYVKPGLEKRFRHTAFFIGANVRDAVAEGRADFMPVFLSEIPQLICSGRVKIDVALVQVSPPDEHGYVSLGVSVDIVRAAIDTADLVLAEVNPRMPRTHGDSFLHVDRIAHLVPVDDELPERQAEPLDDVDRAIGRHVASLVPDGATLQMGIGKIPDAALAALDGHHDLGIHTEMFSDGVMQLVQQGVITCRKKTLLPGKIVTSFVMGSHALYRWVHDNPFVEMRSSSFTNDPFTIARNDQMIAINAALAIDLTGQVAADTLAGRFFSGIGGQVDFIRGAARSRGGKPIIAMRSTAKKGAVSRIAATLEAGAGIVTSRGDVHYVVTEHGIADLWGKNIRQRALALIDIAHPDHRADLLAAARQRRYVFLDPA
- a CDS encoding thrombospondin type 3 repeat-containing protein, producing the protein MRGTRRAIRIAVLFAALGTMSGTIDVASAGQVRGPIDSDGDGISDMSDNCPQVANPSQSDCDGDGSGDACDAASVISEQKVNVTPDMESCLQYKFHGCAGSKRAMVQYQCLARGTSWTENRWCTSGQVQRSNTSNFQTWEYYLRNVPWPSCAE
- a CDS encoding NosD domain-containing protein, with translation MLPSSRTSFLILLTSLALASAACDPGGTGGVSPGDGPGPVPNPPGPEPLTEITLPIADLLHGHDGVLDIVRLFPDQPAVEEILPVSADKSSITLPLAQAGALSFSVLGTQGTLFESHGASSYCLPPIGKGVPEVLEVPTAFATIQAAIDAAAPGDRVYVHPGTYHEHLRLRSGVRLVGAGAFQTILDGDGLLQNLIDFTGAEDVVVRGFTLRNVGQGEGCGQPDDPFACSGDWYRAAIYGDGHGSSADTFGEPGPCAETSIQVTQNIIEGNDIGVMLYFHARGIVHNNLFLGNRVAFAGNHLQDYALLANNVFYDNPQLSIGSQAAYLDILNNIVVKSSFGVDHEAVQTGRIRCNVFFDVDEVGERVVLGKDGNVILDPAFPSPDDNDFRLGVDLGAAGLGCPIEGLHNMENASPEPGAFGGAMGGWFMQGIKPEDIVPGL